The segment ATAAAGTTAAACAGGTCTCCCCCGACTCAGTACCTCAGTTTGACATGCTGCTCCGTGACCAATTTGCGGAGCACGTTATTGACTCTGACCTTCGCAGGGAATTGAAGAGACTTGTCCGTCAGACCCCAGGGATGTCCATGCTGGAACTGCGTGCTGCTGCTATCCGGTGGGAGTGTGAGGGCAGGCCCAGTGACTTCAATCGGGGTAGGAGTCATTCAGTTCCCTCTCTGTGCGCTATGCAGTATTCCAAAATTCAGACAGGCAGGGCTTTATCGCCCGTTAGCATGGCAAGTTCAGAAATGGCAGAGTTACGGAGCATGTTGCTTAAGCAACAAGAACAGATCAACCACTTAACTAGTGCCTTTACTACTCTACAAGGGATagctcgccccgcctactccagtCGCCCTTCTCTAGTCAGTCGGCCGTCAACGGTCATTTGTAGGCGATGCTTAAAATCTGGCCACTACGCTCGAGAGTGTAATAATGAGAGAGTGGTAACTCCTAATCACGTTCCCCAGGCCCAAGCTCAGGCTGATGTTGTCTCAGTTTCTCTGTCGGAAAACTAGCGCCCTTCAGCGTGCAGAGTCACACGCTGAGAGGGGATGGTAGCGGCTCTCAGAATCAGGACACTTTTAACCACCCTGTAACCTCCCTTGTTGCTCAGTGCCCGAAGGTAGCTGTGAGAGTGGGGGGAGTAGTTGTCAGTTGTCTTTTGGACACAGGGTCTATGGTATCTACCTTGGTGGAGAGTTTCTTTGTGCAACACTTCAAGGATAAACTTCAACAGTGTAATTGGTTACAGCTTCGGGCTGCAAATGGTCTAGATATACCCTATGTCGGGTATGCTGAACTAACGGTTGAAGTGTTGGGGAAGGTAATCCCACAAAGAGGTTGGCTAGTGGTTAAAGACCCCCCAGGTCAGCTTGTCCCTCCACTTGTGCCAGGTGTGCTTGGGATGAATGTAATTAGAGAATGCTATGCTGAGCTGTTTGGCCAGCATGGTTCTTCTTTGTTTGATCTCCCACCGGTAATTCATGCCTCACTCCCATGGCGGCACGCCTTGCAGCATTGTCATCGGGTCCAGTTTAGTTCTCTTCAACCCAAAACTGGTGTAGCTAAAGTTAGAGGTAGAAGGCCCATTCATATACCAGGAGGCACTGTAAAATTGGTGGCAGCCACCTGCTCTCCTCACTTTTGTGACGCCCCTGCTGTCCTGTTGGAACCAACTAGTGATTCTTTACCGAGTAGTCTCCTAGTTTCGCCTGCGCTAGTGCGCGTAGATCAAGGTACAGCTTTTATCCCCGTAGTCAACGTGGGGTTTACACGTGCTACGTTATACCCCCGCCAGTCGCTAGGGTTGCTTGTTCACGCTACTGTTGAGGGACTGCCTGTGGGAATTTCTGAAGATCAACCAGGAGTAGAAGCTGCTGTGGCTAGCATGCAGGTTCCTCATGGGGAAGTCAGGCCTAGGTCAGTGAGGGAGCAGATACAGGCCCCTGATTTGTCAGTGCTAAGGGAGGCTGAGCAAGAACAGATAAGGGCATTTTTGTTAAAGCATGAGTCAGTGTTCTCGGCTTTTGAGGGTGACCTTGGCTGTACTAATCTTATCTCTCATGATATACCTTTGCTGGATGACCAACCAGTTAGGCAACGTTACAGGTGTCTCCCCCCTTCTGATTACGATGCTGTTAAGGCCCATCTGCGACAGTTACTAGACAGTCAGGTCATACGAGAAAGTAGTAGCCCCTATGCTTCTCCCATTGTGATCGTGCGGAAGAAATGTGGTGGCCTACGTATGTGTGTTGACTACAGACAGCTCAACAGCAGGACCAGAAAGGATGCCTTCCCTCTTCCCCGCATTGAGGAGTCCTTGGATGCACTATGCGGGGCTCAGTGGTTTTCCACGCTGGACCTGGCTAGTGGGTATAACCAGGTACCTGTGACTGAACAAGACCGTCCAAAGACTGCCTTTTGCACGCCTTTTGGGTTATTTGAATTTAACCGTATGGCCTTTGGACTGTGTAACGCCCCAAGCACTTTTCAACGACTGATGGAGAGAATGTTTGGAGCACAGCATTGCCAGTCCCTTTTACTTTATTTGGAcgatataattgttttttcttctagTGTCGAAGATCATATACATCGTCTGGATCTAGTGTTGAGCCGTCTACGGAAGGAGGGTCTGAAAGCAAAGCTGGAGAAATGCTGTTTTTTCCAGAAGGAAGTCCAGTACCTGGGACACCTTGTCTCCCGCGAGGGTGTGGCCACTGACCCAGCCAAGGTGTCTGCAGTGGCTAAGTGGCCCCGTCCCACCTCCGTGTCTGAATTGAGGTCTTTCCTTGGGTTCGCTGGTTATTACAGGCGATTTGTGGAGGGCTTTTCCAAGCTGGCTGCTCCTTTAAACCGCCTGGGAGCAGAGCTTGCCAATACCAAGACCCGTAAGGGCCAAGGGGCACGCCTTGATGGAGTATGGACAGATGTCTGTGAGAACAGCTTCCAGGCCTTGAAGCAGAGGTTAGTGAGTGCCCCTATCTTGGCGTTCGCTGATTTTGACCTACCATTCATTTTGGAGGTGGATGCCAGCCACACTGGTCTTGGAGCAGTACTCTCGCAGGAGCAGCAAGGAAAGATTAGGCCAATCGCCTATGCTAGTCGGAGTTTAAGCCCAGCAGAAAAAACTACAGTTCGATGAAACTGGAGTTCCTTGGAATGAAGTGGGCCATGACTGACAAGTTTCGGGAATATCTGTGGGGCCAACAATGCACTGTTCGGACGGACAATAATCCCCTGAGCCATCTAGGGACTGCTAAACTGGGAGCGACTGAACAGCGGTGGGAGGCCGAGCTTGCTGCTTTCAATTATACCATCTGTTATAGGCCTGATCGTACTAACAGGAATGCAGATGCCCTCTCCCGACAACCTGCAGGACCACAGGGACAGACCACATTAGGAACAGCCATACCAGTTCTTGTACAACAAACAACCAGAGGTCAAGACCCACCATTGGCAACTCAGATGGCTGTCTCAGTCTTCCCTTTTCGCACCATCGAAGAGTTAAGAAGGCTACAAGCAGTGGATCCCACTATTGGGGCCTTCCTGCCGTTCTGGCAGACACAGAGACCACCTAACCCGATAGTGCGGAGGAAATTATCTGGCCCTACCCGTGTGCTGTTGCAACAGTGGGATCGTGTTTTTGGAGCTGCTGGACTGCTCCATCGCCGAGCTTTCCGTCCCGATGGGGGTGAAGAGGTGCGTCAGCTTTTGTTGCCTGCAAGCTTAAAGGAGGAAGTCTTACAACAGCTCCACAACGACCATGGCCACCAGGGGATTGAACGTACCACAGAGCTGATAAGACTGCGGTGTTATTGGCCAGGAATGGGGGAAGATATAAAGCAGTGGTGTCAGAACTGTGAGCGATGTACCCTTGCAAAGTCTTCGCAACGCAGACCCCATGCGCCTATGGGACACCTCTTGGCATCTCGTCCAAATCAGATATTGGCGGTGGATTTCACCTTCCTGGAGCCTGCCCTGGATGGTCGGGAGCAAGTGTTGATAATGACTGATGTTTTTACTAAATTCACACAGGCGGTGCCCACTAGGGATCAGAAGGCAACGACGGTGGCCAATGTGCTCATCCGGGAGTGGTTTTTTCGTTTTGGGGTCCCGGCTCGCCTGCACTCCGATCAGGGACGCAGCTTCGAGAATGCCATCATCTACCAGCTATGTTCCCTGCACGGGATCCAGAAGACCCGGACCACCCCGTACCACCCTCAGGGCAACGGCCAGTGTGAGCGTTTCAACCGCACTATGCACGATCTGCTCCGTACTCTGCCCGGGGATGTGAAACGCCGCTGGCCAGAGCACCTACCTCAATTAGTGTTTAGTTACAACACTGCTGTGCATCAGACAACTGGCGACTCACCGTACTACCTGATGTTTGGGCAAGACCCCCAGTTACCAGTGGATTTCCTGCTTGGAAGGGTACAGGAGCCTGGACGCGGGCATGTGTGTGAGTGGGTCCAAGAGCATCAGCGACGCCTTAATGTGGCCTTCCAGAATGCCAAGGAGCGAATGGAAGCTGCTGCCTCTAAGAGAAAGGAACGGCATGACCAGAAGATCCAGAGTGAGCCACTGGTCGAAGGACAGCACGTTTACATAAGAGACCATACAACGAGGGGCCGTTCCAAGATCCAAGATGCCTGGGGTGCCACGATCCATCACGTTATTTGTGCACCCCCACTTGGTGGGGTGGTATACTCTGTGGCCCCAGCACAAGACCTAAGCAAAGTACGACAAGTACATCGAACCATGCTAAAGCCTGCTCACTTGGACCATGATCCACAAACACCCGACAGGCCTGTGGAACTGCAGTGGGAAACAAGCCAGTCAGTAGATGGTGATACCCCTGGCCAATGGGTCCTTGTCCGCTCTTgggaagatgtcccacccatacagCTTGCCGCAACCCTTCCATCGGAGGCCCCCATGCTGGCTTGGCCTGGTTTCCCTCATGTCGCCCCCATCGTGGGCGAGACCCCAGCTGACTCGGTGGCACCTCGGAGGTCAGCTCGGACTAATGCAGGACTACACACCAACCTACACCACCTCCCAGTACCAGTGGTGAGTAGGGCAGATGGGGCTACTAACAATCAAGTGTTGGGGTCTAGCAGTAATGTGACAACTGTCTTCCGTCCTTGGAACTAGgttattttttgtgttgtggTTTAAAAATTTTTTTGGGGGCTTTTACGTTAAGTTTCTGTCCTTCTTGGAAGGTAGAGTTATGATCTAGTGAGTTTATCGGCGGGACGCCAATAGCAATTCGGGGGGGTAGAGTGTAACCGGCAGAGTAATCACTGTCTGATTGAAGTTTGTCCCTCGGCAGTTATGGTAGCCCTCTGACGTCACCCAGCTCGCCGTGAGTGGCTAAACAGCTCATTTGAGGCTAGGCTGGTTTCTATAAAACCGTCTTTACTTTCGGACTCGGAGCGATTCACTGGTGTCCAGATTATTCCAGTCTTGTTACGGCTTTGGATTGCGGATCTCCTGTGCAACGAAGGTGTTTAACTGATTGCCAGACGCCTCCGGGTAGTCGTGCTGTGTATTGCCGAGGGTCTTGGGCAAAGCACCTGCCGGGTAGCTGTACTGCAATTCAGACGTAACGTCAAGAAGGTAATGTTGGTTGTTTATGGTTAAGAGTAGACCCAGGGGGAGGATTAATAGCTTGGAAGACGTTTAAAATTAGCCTGATTGTGTTGTCTTGACGTGATGCATGGTTGCTTTTTATTGTCAATTCATTATAgaactgtatttaatgaatatgTGTAACGATTATGTAGGAGTGTGAAGATTGGCGCGAAGGGCTGCTTTTCCACGGTGTCACTGTGTATGTCAACATTGAGGTAAAAGAAAAGGGTTTTTAGGAGATGTTTGGACGCAATGTgattatgtatgtgtatattaaGCACTAATGTTAATGATTTTGTCTGCAGGCAGATTGCTCCTGCTGCTTTGCCTTGCCTAAATTAAGTTTTCTTCCTAGATAtaaattttcttttctttattatgtttaattcaCCGTGGTATTGGCTGTTCAAGTagtgtataattttatattcttatcgataataactttttttgtcctTTCTTGTAGTTGCTCACAAGGGAGGTTCCTGGTTCGGTTCTTACACATTGCTCCACGCGTTGTAGTGGTAAACTGCACTTCACCTTATTGATTGAATTATTAGCTTGTAGTGgttgtgcctgtgtgtgtgggtgtgcgcGCATGCATGCGATTGTGGGCCCTAGAGTCCAAAGCACGGGTGGTGAACGTCGCGCGTATTCCGGACAGGTAACTTGCCTTGATAGTGAGCCAGTATTTcttttgttaatttgttaattgtattgttttctcgAACAGCCAATGCCAGGTCAGTTTTCTTTCTAGTCCAATTATTGTTGTTTGTACCTACTGCGCCTCTAGTGTGATGCCACTactcttttaaatcatttttaatgtacaataaagtattattgtttttctattgaAAGCACGTCTCTGTCTAGTTCATCCTTGGTGCATTTCTATGAACCTACTTGCCTTAGATGATGTCTCAAGCAGTTGAGATGCAGAGTATATCCTGGTGTGATAGGCACCAGGTGGCGTAGTCAAGAACCATTTAACCTAGATCCGGTTAGCGATCCCACAGGTCacatattgatttatatttattagaaaCACAGATGATGTTTTCCTTCATTGTTCAGATCATCCTTTAGAGgagatccatccatccattttctaccgcttatccgaactacctcgtgtcacggggagcctgcgcctatctcaggagtcatcgggcatcaaggcaggatacaccctggatggagtgccaacccatcgcagggcacacacactcactcattcactcacgcacgcactcacaccctacggacaatttttccagagatgccaatcaacctaccatgcatgtctttggaccagggtaGTACctggaaaccggagtacccggaggaaacccccgaggcacggggagaacatgcaaactccacacacacaagtcggaagcgggaatcgaaccctcaacgctggaggtgtgaggcgaacgtgctaaccactaagccaccgtgcccccccttTAGAGGAGATATTTCAATAATCtcagtgtgtgttattgtgtacTTTACATTGAAGGAAGTCGTCTCTGATCCTGGGGAcagtgttggtgtgtgtgtctgtagaaATCAGCAGATAGAAACAGTGTCAATCTCATGATATTCATTCTCTGGACTGTATTTCTAATATGACGTCAGATTTGAtgagatgatgaatgttcagtgTTTTACCGGAGATCTTTCTCATGTGCTGTGTGCAGAAATCCTGCAGTTTGTCTCTCAGCTGACGGACAGATTCTCTCACAGcatcaaaagaaaagaggaaagtCCCACTGATGTCGTCTGGAGATTCAGGAGGTgcagagagagactgaaaactCTACAacatcaaataaacacacaaacaccatcaTGACTTCACACTTCAGAACTACTGTCAcgttcatcatcatcttcatctttaCTTCCACATCTTCAACAGCTCTATACAGCACTTTTACAATCACATTCCTCCAACATTCTTACACAATTTATTTCCTTGTAGGTGGATTAGAGGTCATGAAGAGAACTTGAATGGAAATGTGCAATGAAACATCATAATCTAGTATTTAAAGGGCTAAAAATGATTCAATGTTCAGACACAACAATGTGCAGAAGGTCTCAATAATGATGGATATTTCTCAGTTTTTATTAACCAAACATAGACAAATCTAATGAAACATGTGAATagttaataacatttaaaatatataatgtatgtcagacattattgtcattttagaaGAACTGAATTATTTCAAATTACTCTGAAAGATGATTCATATTATTGCacttttgaaataaatcacCACATTACTGCAATTTACATGAttcaaataaaagaataaaaacagcatttgaCAAAATGTCCTTCTGTTACCTGCAGCAAATggatgtgatgttgtgtgtgtaaaagCTTCTccagctcagcgtctctccTCCTCAGATCATCAATCTCCTGCTTCAGTCGCTCCAAGAGTCCTTCAGCTGAACTCACTGCAGCCGTctcctgatctctgatcagctgTGTCACCTCAGAGCGTCTTCTCTCAATGGATGAGATCAGTTCAGTAAACATCATCTCACAGTCCTCCACTGCTGTCTGTGCACACcgctgttacacacacacacacacacattactgtGAGACACACTGAGACTTCACTGAGACTCTTCTGAGATCTTCTGCTCCAAACTCACCTTGTGAGACTCCACAGCATCTCTGATCTTCTGAAGGTCTTTCTGTTTCTTCTGGATCTGCTGCTGAACtttattctttgtttctccAAACTGACTCTGaaacattgaacacaaagaCTGAATAATAGAGTCTGTTTGAACTATTAAATCATCATATATCTCAGTAAACTTCTatgataatgaaaacatttttatttcaaattaaaataagcaCCTGTTTCTCCGTCCATGCTGCAGCTGTTGATATAGTGTCATGTGTTCTGTGTTCATCTATACACAGATTACATATAAGCTTCTGATCCGTGCGACAGTAAATCTCCAGAATCTTGTCATGTTGAGGGCAGATCATGTCATGAAGTGGTGCAGTGGCGTCTATCAGGTTGTGTCTTTGACCTCTGAAGAGATTCTCGTGTTGCTCAAGATGAGTTTGACAGTAAGAGTTGAGACACAGCAGACAGGATTTGAtggctttgtgttttcttccaGTACAGACGTCACACTCCACATCTCCAGCTCCAGAGGAACACTGATCAGAAACAGCACATTTGACTTTAGTCTTCTTCAGTTTCTCCATCATCTCAGCAAACATCACATTCTTTCCTAAAACAGGTCTTGGACTGAAGGTTTGTCTGCACTGAGGGCAGCTGTAGATTCTCGTCTGATCTTCTTGATTCCAGCAGTCTGTGATACATCTCATACAGTAAGTGTGTCCACAGGGAACAGTcactggatccttcagtagatccagacacactgaacacatgaagTGATCCTCTGAAATACTCGCTTCTGCCATTTCACcgtatgaacacacacagatagaaaCACCAAACACTCCACAGATCGATGAGAGTTCAGTTTCTGATTCTCTGAACTGAAAGACTTCCTGCTTCAGATTATGAAACACATGAAACAGGTTTGACAAGTGATATAATAAACACGTCCACTAGATGACAGCAAAGTGCTTTATTTAAGGAAAGTCTCCTGCATGATGACAATATTTGAAACGGCTCTGAGCAGATATTTCAGTCatacaaaaccaaaccaaataaTCTAATGGTGAAGATTTATCTCTTTCagtatacagtaaataatacaTGTATGAAATGAACAAGAGGGTTTGTATGAGGGTTTAGTAAACAGAAGTCAATGTTGAagaatgaaatgaacatttgatAATATGAAACATGGCCATTATTAGTCAATAATGACACATGAGAGTTTGTAAtgattttgtgtattatttgtgCGTCAGGCGTTTTCAGACACATGTCACATGATTGAAACAGACGAGCTGTTTGAAACCTTCATCAACTGATCAAATAAATCCTCATCAGTGATGAAGTGAGGAGCAGGTCCTGCCAGTGACTGAAAGAGTCTCGCTGAAGCTGTGAGGTAACATTGATCTGTCACAACTTTTTTCTTTTCGCTTAATAGGACAAGGTGTTATACTCTAatgcccaataggacatttctaacgccttatgcatgacagagggaagcagtcaagaatgtgaagagaggaaaggaggtctgaggtaACACTGGTTCGTCGGGTAgtcatcctctgtgtttgggggataaatgattatagaaacacacagcatacttacctttccttgccattatcagagagacatctcatgagttgtgtgtcctactttcatcacattatcctgagtgaaagatgccttttgcTGAGGTGCTGTTGATAAAGTCttttgt is part of the Triplophysa dalaica isolate WHDGS20190420 chromosome 13, ASM1584641v1, whole genome shotgun sequence genome and harbors:
- the LOC130433849 gene encoding tripartite motif-containing protein 16-like; this encodes MAEASISEDHFMCSVCLDLLKDPVTVPCGHTYCMRCITDCWNQEDQTRIYSCPQCRQTFSPRPVLGKNVMFAEMMEKLKKTKVKCAVSDQCSSGAGDVECDVCTGRKHKAIKSCLLCLNSYCQTHLEQHENLFRGQRHNLIDATAPLHDMICPQHDKILEIYCRTDQKLICNLCIDEHRTHDTISTAAAWTEKQSQFGETKNKVQQQIQKKQKDLQKIRDAVESHKRCAQTAVEDCEMMFTELISSIERRRSEVTQLIRDQETAAVSSAEGLLERLKQEIDDLRRRDAELEKLLHTQHHIHLLQSFQSLSAPPESPDDISGTFLFSFDAVRESVRQLRDKLQDFCTQHMRKISDTHTNTVPRIRDDFLQYSLQLTLDLNTVNKRLHLSGRNREITHTNTQHQYPDHPDRFDVLCQVLCRESVCGRSYWEIEWSGYGVCISVSYKSIRRKGRGHKSEFGCNDQSWSLICCDSSYSFYHNNINTKLSVESRSNRIGVYVDERAGILSFYSVSDTMTLIHSISTTFTQPLYPGFNVWYNSKLKLCDLTM